The following DNA comes from Synechococcus sp. CC9616.
GCGTTGAACTGGTGCTCGGGTCAGGGAGCTTCTTGCGCTCCGGCACAACGGGGAATTGCTGTGCAGGTCTGCACCGGAACAGGGGCCTGGAGAACCATCGATTATCCGAGGAGCTGTCTTGTGCAGCCCTCTCGGAATCAAGTCTGATGACCTGGGTCAGCGTTGACCTCTGTTTGGTTCCGATCGGTGTCGGGGTGTCGTTGTCTCCGTTCATTGCAGCTTGTCAGCGGCAGATCGCCAAATCCGGACTTAAGTCCCAGTTAGGCCCGAACGGCACTGCGATTGAAGGCCCCTGGGAGGAGGTGATGGCCTGTGTCCATGCCTGTCACCAGGACGTACATCGGATGGGCGCACCGAGGATCTACACGACGTTGAAAATCAACACACGCACTGATCGGAATCAGTCCTTTGAGGACAAGGTGAACGCGGTGGAGCGATGTCTCAACCCCTGAGAATCTTGAGAAGTTATGGGGGAAACAACATCCATTGCTTGAAATTTG
Coding sequences within:
- a CDS encoding MTH1187 family thiamine-binding protein, translated to MTWVSVDLCLVPIGVGVSLSPFIAACQRQIAKSGLKSQLGPNGTAIEGPWEEVMACVHACHQDVHRMGAPRIYTTLKINTRTDRNQSFEDKVNAVERCLNP